From a single Hippopotamus amphibius kiboko isolate mHipAmp2 chromosome X, mHipAmp2.hap2, whole genome shotgun sequence genomic region:
- the SUV39H1 gene encoding histone-lysine N-methyltransferase SUV39H1 isoform X2, with translation MAENLKGCSVCCKSSWNQLQDLCRLAKLSCPALGISKRNLYDFEVEYLCDYKKIREQEYYLVKWRGYPDSESTWEPRQNLKCVRILKQFHKDLERELLRRHHRSKPPRHLDPSLANYLVQKAKQRRALRRWEQELNAKRSHLGRITVENEVDLDGPPRAFVYINEYRVGEGITLNQVAVGCECQDCLWAPAGGCCPGASLHKFAYNDQGQVRLRAGLPIYECNSRCRCGYDCPNRVVQKGIRYDLCIFRTDDGRGWGVRTLEKIRKNSFVMEYVGEIITSEEAERRGQIYDRQGATYLFDLDYVEDVYTVDAAYYGNISHFVNHSCDPNLQVYNVFIDNLDERLPRIAFFATRTIRAGEELTFDYNMQVDPVDMESTRMDSNFGLAGLPGSPKKRVRIECKCGTESCRKYLF, from the exons ATGGCGGAAAATTTAAAAG GCTGCAGTGTGTGTTGCAAGTCTTCTTGGAATCAGCTACAGGACCTGTGCCGCCTGGCCAAGCTCTCCTGCCCTGCCCTTGGCATCTCCAAGAGGAACCTCTATGATTTTGAAGTCGAGTACCTGTGTGATTACAAAAAGATCCGC gaacaGGAGTATTACCTGGTAAAATGGCGTGGGTACCCAGACTCAGAGAGCACCTGGGAGCCACGGCAGAATCTCAAGTGTGTGCGCATTCTCAAGCAGTTCCACAAGGACTTGGAAAGGGAGCTGCTCCGGCGGCACCACCGGTCAAAGCCACCCCGGCACCTGGACCCAAGCCTGGCCAACTACCTGGTGCAGAAGGCCAAGCAGAGGCGGGCGCTCCGGCGCTGGGAGCAGGAGCTCAACGCCAAGCGCAGCCACCTGGGACGCATCACCGTAGAGAACGAGGTGGACCTGGACGGCCCCCCGCGGGCCTTCGTGTACATCAACGAGTACCGTGTCGGTGAGGGCATCACCCTCAACCAGGTGGCTGTGGGCTGCGAGTGCCAGGACTGTCTGTGGGCACCTGCCGGAGGCTGCTGCCCCGGGGCGTCACTGCACAAGTTTGCCTACAATGACCAGGGCCAGGTGCGCCTGCGAGCCGGGCTGCCCATCTACGAGTGCAACTCCCGCTGCCGCTGTGGCTACGACTGCCCCAACCGCGTGGTACAGAAGGGCATCCGCTATGACCTCTGCATCTTCCGCACGGATGATGGACGTGGCTGGGGTGTCCGCACGCTGGAGAAGATCCGCAAGAACAGCTTCGTGATGGAGTACGTGGGAGAG ATCATTACCTCAGAGGAGGCAGAGCGGCGGGGCCAGATCTACGACCGCCAGGGCGCCACCTACCTCTTCGACCTGGACTATGTGGAGGATGTGTACACCGTGGATGCCGCCTATTACGGCAACATCTCCCACTTTGTCAACCACAGT TGTGACCCCAACCTCCAGGTGTACAACGTCTTCATAGACAACCTTGACGAGCGGCTGCCCCGCATCGCTTTCTTTGCCACAAGAACCATCCGGGCAGGCGAGGAGCTCACCTTTGATTACAACATGCaag TGGACCCCGTGGACATGGAGAGCACCCGCATGGACTCCAACTTTGGCCTGGCTGGGCTCCCCGGCTCCCCCAAGAAGCGGGTCCGGATCGAATGCAAGTGTGGGACTGAATCCTGCCGCAAATACCTCTTCTAG
- the SUV39H1 gene encoding histone-lysine N-methyltransferase SUV39H1 isoform X1 produces MPRNSFLAPFVLGCSVCCKSSWNQLQDLCRLAKLSCPALGISKRNLYDFEVEYLCDYKKIREQEYYLVKWRGYPDSESTWEPRQNLKCVRILKQFHKDLERELLRRHHRSKPPRHLDPSLANYLVQKAKQRRALRRWEQELNAKRSHLGRITVENEVDLDGPPRAFVYINEYRVGEGITLNQVAVGCECQDCLWAPAGGCCPGASLHKFAYNDQGQVRLRAGLPIYECNSRCRCGYDCPNRVVQKGIRYDLCIFRTDDGRGWGVRTLEKIRKNSFVMEYVGEIITSEEAERRGQIYDRQGATYLFDLDYVEDVYTVDAAYYGNISHFVNHSCDPNLQVYNVFIDNLDERLPRIAFFATRTIRAGEELTFDYNMQVDPVDMESTRMDSNFGLAGLPGSPKKRVRIECKCGTESCRKYLF; encoded by the exons ATGCCCAGGAATAGTTTTCTGGCCCCCTTTGTTCTAGGCTGCAGTGTGTGTTGCAAGTCTTCTTGGAATCAGCTACAGGACCTGTGCCGCCTGGCCAAGCTCTCCTGCCCTGCCCTTGGCATCTCCAAGAGGAACCTCTATGATTTTGAAGTCGAGTACCTGTGTGATTACAAAAAGATCCGC gaacaGGAGTATTACCTGGTAAAATGGCGTGGGTACCCAGACTCAGAGAGCACCTGGGAGCCACGGCAGAATCTCAAGTGTGTGCGCATTCTCAAGCAGTTCCACAAGGACTTGGAAAGGGAGCTGCTCCGGCGGCACCACCGGTCAAAGCCACCCCGGCACCTGGACCCAAGCCTGGCCAACTACCTGGTGCAGAAGGCCAAGCAGAGGCGGGCGCTCCGGCGCTGGGAGCAGGAGCTCAACGCCAAGCGCAGCCACCTGGGACGCATCACCGTAGAGAACGAGGTGGACCTGGACGGCCCCCCGCGGGCCTTCGTGTACATCAACGAGTACCGTGTCGGTGAGGGCATCACCCTCAACCAGGTGGCTGTGGGCTGCGAGTGCCAGGACTGTCTGTGGGCACCTGCCGGAGGCTGCTGCCCCGGGGCGTCACTGCACAAGTTTGCCTACAATGACCAGGGCCAGGTGCGCCTGCGAGCCGGGCTGCCCATCTACGAGTGCAACTCCCGCTGCCGCTGTGGCTACGACTGCCCCAACCGCGTGGTACAGAAGGGCATCCGCTATGACCTCTGCATCTTCCGCACGGATGATGGACGTGGCTGGGGTGTCCGCACGCTGGAGAAGATCCGCAAGAACAGCTTCGTGATGGAGTACGTGGGAGAG ATCATTACCTCAGAGGAGGCAGAGCGGCGGGGCCAGATCTACGACCGCCAGGGCGCCACCTACCTCTTCGACCTGGACTATGTGGAGGATGTGTACACCGTGGATGCCGCCTATTACGGCAACATCTCCCACTTTGTCAACCACAGT TGTGACCCCAACCTCCAGGTGTACAACGTCTTCATAGACAACCTTGACGAGCGGCTGCCCCGCATCGCTTTCTTTGCCACAAGAACCATCCGGGCAGGCGAGGAGCTCACCTTTGATTACAACATGCaag TGGACCCCGTGGACATGGAGAGCACCCGCATGGACTCCAACTTTGGCCTGGCTGGGCTCCCCGGCTCCCCCAAGAAGCGGGTCCGGATCGAATGCAAGTGTGGGACTGAATCCTGCCGCAAATACCTCTTCTAG